The DNA region AGCAGCTGCTCCCGTTCACGTCCGCAAGGTCGATTCGCTTGGCCGCTCCTATGCGACCGGCAAGCGTAAGGACGCCGTAGCCCGTGTTTGGCTAAAGCCCGGCTCAGGCAAAATCACCATCAACGGCAAGGACTTTTCGGCATACTTCGCCCGTCCAGTCCTTCAGATGATCCTGCGCCAGCCGATCGTCGCAGCTAGCCGCGACGGCCAGTTCGACATCGTTGCAACTGTTGCAGG from Rhizobium sullae includes:
- the rpsI gene encoding 30S ribosomal protein S9, with translation MADLSSLKDLGTSSEAAAPVHVRKVDSLGRSYATGKRKDAVARVWLKPGSGKITINGKDFSAYFARPVLQMILRQPIVAASRDGQFDIVATVAGGGLSGQAGAVRHGLSKALTYFEPGLRGVLKKGGFLTRDSRVVERKKYGKAKARRSFQFSKR